The DNA sequence GCGCGAGGCGATGGCTCCCGGGATCCGGATCGGCGGTGCCAGCGTGTTCGACGACCAGCCGAATTGCGATCTGCGCGAGGCGAATCAGGCCGGTGTGGTGCAGTTCGGCACCACCGATGCCTACGAGAAGGCCGGCGACACCGACCTCACCCGCTGTTACGGCGGAGCCCTGGTGCGCTACCGCGACGCAGGACGGACGATCACCGTGGTCGGCAGCTCGGACTTCATGACCAACGGCGCACTGCTCAAAGAAGGCAACGCCGCATTGGCGATGAACCTGGCCGGGCAGCGGCCCAGGTTGATCTGGTACGCCCCCCAGAAAGCGGAAGGCGGAGCCGGCGGAGGTTCGGAGATCGGGGACCTGGTGCCCGACGCGGTGAGCTGGGTGATCTGGCAGCTGTGTCTGGTGGTGGTTCTGCTGGCCCTGTGGCAGGGCCGCCGTCTCGGCCCGCTGGTCGCCGAGAAGCTGCCCGTGGTGGTGCGCGCCTCGGAGACCGTCGAGGGCCGCGCGCGGCTCTATCGGTCCCGCCGGGCCCGCGATCAGGCGGCCGAAGCGCTGCGCACCGCCTCGCTGCACCGTCTGACGCCCCGGCTCGGTCTGGGCGCCAACGCTTCCGCAGCCGCCATCGCGTCGGCCGTCGCGCAGCGCTACCGTGGCGACGCCAACGCGGTGGCGCACATCCTGTTCGGACCCGTCCCGGCCACCGACGCCGACCTTCTGCACCTGGCCCACGCACTCGACGACATCGAAAGGCAGGTCACGACGACGTGACGCACTTCGCGACCCCTCCCTCCCCCACCGCCGACCACGACGCGGCCCGCAACGCCCTGCTCGCCCTGCGGGCCGAGATCGCCAAAGCGGTTGTCGGACAGGACGCCGTCGTCAGCGGTCTGGTGATCGCGCTGCTGTGCCGCGGCCACGTCCTGCTGGAAGGTGTTCCCGGCGTGGCCAAGACGCTGTTGGTCAGAGCCATGGCTGCGGCGTTGCAGCTCGATTTCAAGAGGGTGCAGTTCACTCCGGATCTGATGCCCGGGGACGTCACGGGCTCGCTGGTCTACGACGCGCGCACCGCTGCCTTCGTGTTCCGGGAAGGTCCGGTCTTCACCAATCTGATGCTGGCCGACGAGATCAACCGCACCCCACCCAAGACTCAGGCCGCTCTGCTGGAGGCCATGGAGGAGCGTCAGGTCAGCGTGGACGGCGAACCCCGGCCGTTGCCGGATCCGTTCATCGTGGCCGCCACCCAGAACCCGATCGAGTACGAGGGCACCTACCAGCTGCCCGAAGCGCAACTCGACCGGTTCCTGCTGAAGCTGAATGTGCCGCTACCGCCGCGTGATCAGGAGATCGCGATCCTGAGCCGACACGCCCAGGGGTTCGACCCCCGCAATCTGAGCGCGATCCGGCCGGTGGCCGGGCCCGCCGAACTGGCCGCCGGCCGCGCGGCGGTCAAGCAGGTGCTGATCGCCGACGAGGTGCTCGGGTACATCGTCGACATCGTGGGCGCCACCCGGAGTTCGCCGTCGCTGCAACTGGGCGTCTCGCCACGCGGTGCCACCGCGCTGCTGGGTACGGCGCGGTCCTGGGCGTGGCTGTCGGGGCGCACCTACGTCACCCCCGACGACGTCAAGGCGATGGCACGCCCGACGTTGCGCCACCGGATCGGTTTGCGGCCCGAAGCCGAACTCGAGGGAGCCACACCGGACGGTGTGCTCGACGGCATCCTGGCCGCCGTGCCGGTGCCACGCTAGTGGTTCTCACCGGCCGCGCCGGGCTGGTGGCACTGGTGTGCGTGCTGCCGATCGCGCTGGCGCCCTGGCCCGCAACGGCTTTCGCGGTCGCCCTGCTGGTGCTACTGGCGGCCGTAGTCGTGGACGTCGCGCTGGCCGGTAATCCGCGGGCACTGCGCATCCGCCGGGCCGGTGAGACGTCGGCACGCCTCGGCCAACCGGTACACGCTGGGCTGCAGGTCCACAACGACGGGTCGCGGCGGTTCCGCGGCGTGCTGCGTGACGCGTGGCCGCCCAGCGCCGGGGCGCGACCGCGGGCACACACGCTGGCTGTGCCGTCCTGCCAAACCGCCACCGTCACATCGGTCCTGCAACCGCGCCGGCGCGGGGACCTGACATCGGAGGTCGTGACGGCGCGCTCCATCGGGCCGCTCGGTCTGGCCGGGCGTCAACGCTCTTATCAGGTGGGCGGGCTGATCCGGATCCTGCCGCCGTTCCTGTCCCGCAAGCATCTGCCGTCACGGCTGGCCAAGCTGCGGGAGATCGACGGGCTGTTGCCGGTGCTGATCCGTGGTCACGGCACCGAGTTCGACTCGTTGCGCGAATACGTCGTGGGTGACGATGTGCGTTCCATCGACTGGCGAGCGACCGCACGGCGCGCCGACGTGGTGGTCCGCACCTGGCGTCCCGAGCGGGACCGCCGGGTGGTGATCGTGCTCGACACCGGCCGCACCTCGGCGGGCCGGGTGGGGGTGGACCCGACGGCCCGAGATCCCGGCGGCTGGCCGCGGCTGGACTGGTCGATGGATGCCGCTCTGCTGCTGGCCGCGCTGGCCTCCCGCGCCGGTGATCATGTCGACTTCCTGGCTCACGACCGGCTGACGCGGGCGGCGGTGTTCGGCGCCTCGCGCACGGAGTTGCTGGCCCAGCTTGTCGACGCCATGGCGCCGCTGGAGCCGGCACTGATCGAGTCCGATGCCACCGCGATGGTGGCCGCGGTTCAGCGGCGGGTGCGGCGGCGCGCACTGGTGGTACTGCTGACCGACCTCAACGCCTCGGCACTCGACGAAGGGCTGCTGCCGGTGTTGCCGCAGCTGTCGGCCAAGCATCAGGTGATCGTCGCCGCGGTGTCTGATCCGCGGGTCGACCAGCTGGCCGCGGGGCGGGCCGACGCTGCTCAGGTGTACGACGCGGCCGCGGCCGAGCGGGCGCGCAATGAGCGTCGGCGCATCGCATCTCAGTTGCGGCACAAGGGAGTTGAGGTGGTCGACGCCGCTCCCGAGGATGTTGCCCCTGCGCTCGCCGACCGCTATCTGGCGATGAAAGCCACCGGGCGGCTCTGAACGCCGCGCGCCTTCCCCCGGCGCTCTCACCCCGTAGGCACGACGTCGGGCGCGTCCTCGAGGTCGCCGGTCTCCCCGGCCAGGGCCGCCCGACGCCCGAAATAGACGACGTAGGACAGGAATCCGGCCTCGGCGACCACCCCGATGCCGATGCGAACGAACGTCGGCAGCGGTGACGGCGTCACCAACGCCTCGATGAGGCCGGATACCAGCAGCACCACGGCCAGTCCCACCGCGGCGGCGACCACCGCCCGGCCCTGCTCGGCGAGTGCCTGCCCGCGGGGGCGGTCACCGGGCGCAATCACTGTCCAGCCCAGACGCATCCCGACCGCGGCAGCCAGGAACACCGCAGTCAGCTCCAGCAGGCCGTGCGGGATCAACAGTCCGAACAGCACGTCAGCCTTCCCGGCGTGCATCATCAGACCGCCCGTGACGCCGAGGTTGGCCGCGTTCTGGAACAGCACCCACGGGATGGGGATACCGAGCAGGATCGCGAAGCCGATGCATTGGGCGGCCACCCACGAATTGTTCAGCCACACCCGCAGCGCGAACGAGCCGGCCGGGTTGTCCCGGTAGTAGTTGGCGAAGTCGTGGTTGACCAGGTGGTCGATCTCCTCGGGTGTGCTCAGCGCGGACTGCACCTCGTGGTTGCTTGCCACCCAGATGCCGATCAGCACGACGACGACGAAGAACGCGACCGCGGTAGCCAGCCACCACCGCCAGGCGCGGTAGGCCACCACCGGGAACGACACCGTCCAGAACCGCACGAACTCGCTCCACAGCGGCGCGTGCGCCCCGGTGACCGCCGACCGTGCGCGAGCCACCAAGGTGGACAGCCGCCCGATCAGCACGGTGTCCGACGATGCCGAGCGCACCATCGACAGATGGGTGGAAACGCGCTGGTAGAGGTCGACGAGTTCGTCCACCTCCGGCCCGGTCAGCCGCCTGCGCCGCTTGACCAGCTGCTCGAGCCGGTCCCAGGTGTCCTGGTGGGCCAAGACGAATGCGTCGACGTCCACCCGGCCGAGACTAGTACCGTTGGTCCCCATGATGCCGGTGCCCGAGACGGTGGTGACCGGGGACGCCGTCGTCCTCGATGTCCAGATCGCTCAACTGCCGGTGCGCGCGGTGAGTTCGTTGATCGACATCTGCGTCGTGACGATCGTCTACCTGATCGGCATGATGCTGTGGGTCGCCACGGTGGTCCAATTCGATGAGGCCCTCAGTGCCGCGGTGATGATCATCTTCACCGTGCTGGCGCTGGTGGGTTATCCGGTGATCATCGAGACCGCGACGAGGGGCCGCTCGATCGGCAAGATGGTCATGGGGCTGCGGGTGGTATCTGACGACGGCGGCCCGGAGCGCTTCCGCCAGGCGCTGTTTCGCGCGCTCGCCGGATTCGTGGAAATCTGGACGCTGTTCGGCGGGCCTGCGGTGATCTGCAGCCTCGCCTCGGCACAGGGCAAGCGAATCGGTGACATCTTCGCCGGGACAGTGGTGATCAGCGAACGCGGTCCCAAGCTGGCTCCGCCGCCGGTGATGCCACCGGCGCTGGCGTGGTGGGCGGCCTCCCTGGAACTATCTGGCCTCGGCCCGGAGCAGGCCGAGCTCGCTCGCCAATTCCTCTCTCGCGCGCCACAACTGGATCCCGATATCCGCGACCAGATGGCCTACCGGATCGCCTCGGAGGTAGTCGCGCGGATCTCGCCGCCACCACCTCCTGGCACACCACCGCAGTACGTGCTCGCCGCCGTGCTCGCCGAGCGGCATCGACGCGAACTGGCCCGCTTGCGTCCGGCCGCCCCACCGGTGCCGGCACCCACCTACGGCTACTACCCACCCGCGCCGATACCCCCACCGCCAGCATCGCCGGTAGTGCCCGCGGTGGCCGAGCCGGCTCGGACCGACGGCTTCGTTCCGCCGGGCTGATCAGGAGAAGGCCGCCACCAGAACGACGACGTCCACCAGGATCACCACCCAGGCGATCACCGGCACCAGGAAGCCGCGCCGGCGCCCGGCGGTGAAGAAGGACAGCACGATCGCGAGGACGGCGACCACAGGCGGGGTGTAGATGAGCAGCCCGTAGCCAAACCCGGTCGGTTTCGGGCAGCTCGGTTGGCTGCACGCCGCGGTGCTCATCACGGCCCCCATGGCCAGTAGCTGCACGGCTACCGCCCCGAGGATCGTGGACAGCGCCAACAGCCAGTTGAGCCACAGCCGTCTGCGGTGGACGCGGTCGGTGTCGACGTCGGTGGCATTCGATGCGGTCATGCCACGTCGGCTACCCGCCAAACCGGCACGGCACACCTACCCCGGCGCGACTACGGGGTCAGCGGCTGGGCGCTGTTGCGGCGGGCCGCCACCACACCGGCGACGGAGGTCACGGCGATGGTCAACAGCGCGCCCAGGATCAATGCGGAGGGTTCGCCGGCGGACAGCAGATGCTGTTGAGTACCGAGCGTCGCGGCGGCGACCGGGACGCCCAGCTGGGCAGCGGCCAGTGCGCCGAGTGCCAGCGGCTGACTGACCAGACGCGACACGCAATGCGCCACTACCGCGCCCACCCCGAGGCTGACACCCAACAGGATGTAGGCCGGGTGATCGCCGAGATCGCGGACCTGCAGCGAGGCACCCAGCCACACGAAGAACAGGGGGCCGAAAAAGCCTTCGGTGATCCCGAACAGCTGGCGCGCCAGCCGGCGCGGTTCCCCCACCGCATTGACCACCAAACCGATCGCGAACCCCGCCAACATGATTGACACGTGGGTGGTGATGGCGAGCGCGCCCAGACTGAACAGCACGATGAGGCTGATCCGCAGTTCGAGGGCGAAGCGGTTGCGCTCGGAGTACCGGTGCAGTCGTTGACGTAGTCCGCGCCGATCGACAAAACGCAGCGCGACGAACAGGATCACGGCGCAGCCGGCGATGATGGCCGCCCCGATCGCCGCAGTGACCGCGCGGCTGGGGTCGATCACCAAGGGCAGCAGCACAATGCAGGTGGCGTCGGCAATGGCGATCTGGGCCGTCACGCTCTTGACCGCGGGGCCATCGAGCCGAAGGGACTGGATCACGGGCAACGCCAGCGCCGCCGAGGACGACGCCATGAGCACCGCGTAGACCGCGGCGTGCCCGGTCTGGAAGACCGCGGCCAGCGCCGCCCCCAGGATGGCGGCCGCCACTCCGACGAGGACGGCCCGGCCGGCAGCACCCGGAATCGATGACCGCAGGGTGGTGTCGCGGATCGGGACGTGGGTGCCGACCACGAACATCACCAGCGCGAAACCGATGTTGGCCAGCAATTCGAAGGTGCGATCGCCCGAGTCGACCACGCCGAAGCCGGTTCTGCCGATCACCAGACCGATCGCGAGTTCCCCGATGACAACCGGGATCCGCAGTCCGGGCACCGACGCCAACAGCGGGCCGGCCAGGCCGGCCACCGTGACGATCGCCAGCGCGCCGAACCCGAAACCGCTCACGAACCGTCAGCCCACGACACCAGGCGGCAGGGAATAGGGGTGTTCTCGTCGGTCAGGTAGCTGGCACACACGCGGTGATAACCGTCGGCCACCTGGAGCGCGTCAGCCGCGCTGCCGCGGACCAGCAGGATCGGTGAGAGCTTCTTGCCGTTGCTGATCTTGTCCAGATCCGAACGGACATGCGGGTTGTCGGCCGGCAGCAGGCTGAGTCTGGCCGCCCGTAAGATGTCCTTGGCCTTGCGGTACTCGGTACCCGTCGACCCGAGTGCGGCGACCGTCGCGGTGACCGCCGACGACTCGGCGAGCAGACTCAGGTAGTCCGCCGCCGCGTCGTAGTCATGATCTTCGGGATCGTCCAGCCATTTCACCGCCATGGTGTGCAGAGGGTACTCGCCCTCACCGGCGGTTAGCTCAGCTCAGACCGTAATGTCGCCTGAGAGTGTTGGCGCCGGCATCCCCGTCGTGACTAGCAGGTCAGCGTGCCGTAAATCGCCCGTGCCCAAATCGATGTCAAAGCGTCCAGTTCGGATTCGGCTTCCGCGCGCGTGAGGTCGGCGCGCAACATTCGCTCCAGAGTGCGCTCGTTCATCGATACCAACAGTCGCAGCAATGTGGCCGGCTCAGGGCCTTCAGGCGCGAGTCCTGCTGCGCGATCAGCGGCGACGACACCCGCGACCGGCGCGACGTGGCGTTCCAGCCAGCGCTCCCAGATCGTGGCCGCTTCCCGGTCGGTAGATCGTGCGTCGAGGACGGCCAGCATCAACGGTCTGTGCTGCTGCCACAGTGCCCACAGATGCCCGATCGCCACCCGTAGGGCAGTGGGACGATCCATGCTGCGAGCCATGAATTGCGATGCGCCCTCGAAGGTCTCGTCGAACACTTCATCGAGCAACGTCGCGACAGCGACCGCCTTGCTGGGGAAGTAGAAGTAGAAGCCGGTCCGGCGCACGCCTGCGGCTGCGGCGACCTCGTTGACGCTGAGCTCATCGAGACTGCGGGTGGCCAGCAGCCCCTCGAGAGCCTCGAGGATTCGCTGGCGGGTCAGGTCGCTCTTACGAATCCTGCCCGACGACCACCGGGGCGCAGAGACGGGAGGCTGCACATCCACCGGACTTTTTCGACGGTCGTCGATTTTTTTGGACATGCGTCGATTCTAGTCCTACTATGACTCCAGTCACAACAACCTCACGCTGTGACACCCGACGCAGGGAGTGAACCTTGGCATCGCAGAACCCGAGGACCGCCATCATCGGTGCAGGTATCAGCGGCCTGACTACGGCAAAGAGCCTTAGCGACTACGGAATCGACCATGTGATCTTCGAGTCCGGGAACCGGGTTGGTGGCAACTGGGCCTTCAAGAACTCCAATGGGCATTCGAGCGCCTACCGCTCACTGCACATCGACACCTCCAAGGAAGGCTTGCGGTTTCGCGATTTTGCAATCTCGACGGCATATCCCGACTTCCCGCATCACAGCCAGGTTCAGCAGTATCTCGAGGA is a window from the Mycolicibacterium anyangense genome containing:
- a CDS encoding DUF4350 domain-containing protein, whose product is MSTTISQRWRTGRWLAVGLILISAVAAVSAYLTAPRPGGRMDPESTSSDGAHAVVALLRQRGVQVIVAKDVADVERAARPDTLLLAAETYFTRGEGLLDRLAAVPGDRLLLEPTARVREAMAPGIRIGGASVFDDQPNCDLREANQAGVVQFGTTDAYEKAGDTDLTRCYGGALVRYRDAGRTITVVGSSDFMTNGALLKEGNAALAMNLAGQRPRLIWYAPQKAEGGAGGGSEIGDLVPDAVSWVIWQLCLVVVLLALWQGRRLGPLVAEKLPVVVRASETVEGRARLYRSRRARDQAAEALRTASLHRLTPRLGLGANASAAAIASAVAQRYRGDANAVAHILFGPVPATDADLLHLAHALDDIERQVTTT
- a CDS encoding AAA family ATPase, which codes for MTHFATPPSPTADHDAARNALLALRAEIAKAVVGQDAVVSGLVIALLCRGHVLLEGVPGVAKTLLVRAMAAALQLDFKRVQFTPDLMPGDVTGSLVYDARTAAFVFREGPVFTNLMLADEINRTPPKTQAALLEAMEERQVSVDGEPRPLPDPFIVAATQNPIEYEGTYQLPEAQLDRFLLKLNVPLPPRDQEIAILSRHAQGFDPRNLSAIRPVAGPAELAAGRAAVKQVLIADEVLGYIVDIVGATRSSPSLQLGVSPRGATALLGTARSWAWLSGRTYVTPDDVKAMARPTLRHRIGLRPEAELEGATPDGVLDGILAAVPVPR
- a CDS encoding DUF58 domain-containing protein, coding for MVLTGRAGLVALVCVLPIALAPWPATAFAVALLVLLAAVVVDVALAGNPRALRIRRAGETSARLGQPVHAGLQVHNDGSRRFRGVLRDAWPPSAGARPRAHTLAVPSCQTATVTSVLQPRRRGDLTSEVVTARSIGPLGLAGRQRSYQVGGLIRILPPFLSRKHLPSRLAKLREIDGLLPVLIRGHGTEFDSLREYVVGDDVRSIDWRATARRADVVVRTWRPERDRRVVIVLDTGRTSAGRVGVDPTARDPGGWPRLDWSMDAALLLAALASRAGDHVDFLAHDRLTRAAVFGASRTELLAQLVDAMAPLEPALIESDATAMVAAVQRRVRRRALVVLLTDLNASALDEGLLPVLPQLSAKHQVIVAAVSDPRVDQLAAGRADAAQVYDAAAAERARNERRRIASQLRHKGVEVVDAAPEDVAPALADRYLAMKATGRL
- a CDS encoding stage II sporulation protein M, whose translation is MDVDAFVLAHQDTWDRLEQLVKRRRRLTGPEVDELVDLYQRVSTHLSMVRSASSDTVLIGRLSTLVARARSAVTGAHAPLWSEFVRFWTVSFPVVAYRAWRWWLATAVAFFVVVVLIGIWVASNHEVQSALSTPEEIDHLVNHDFANYYRDNPAGSFALRVWLNNSWVAAQCIGFAILLGIPIPWVLFQNAANLGVTGGLMMHAGKADVLFGLLIPHGLLELTAVFLAAAVGMRLGWTVIAPGDRPRGQALAEQGRAVVAAAVGLAVVLLVSGLIEALVTPSPLPTFVRIGIGVVAEAGFLSYVVYFGRRAALAGETGDLEDAPDVVPTG
- a CDS encoding RDD family protein; its protein translation is MMPVPETVVTGDAVVLDVQIAQLPVRAVSSLIDICVVTIVYLIGMMLWVATVVQFDEALSAAVMIIFTVLALVGYPVIIETATRGRSIGKMVMGLRVVSDDGGPERFRQALFRALAGFVEIWTLFGGPAVICSLASAQGKRIGDIFAGTVVISERGPKLAPPPVMPPALAWWAASLELSGLGPEQAELARQFLSRAPQLDPDIRDQMAYRIASEVVARISPPPPPGTPPQYVLAAVLAERHRRELARLRPAAPPVPAPTYGYYPPAPIPPPPASPVVPAVAEPARTDGFVPPG
- a CDS encoding cation:proton antiporter, coding for MSGFGFGALAIVTVAGLAGPLLASVPGLRIPVVIGELAIGLVIGRTGFGVVDSGDRTFELLANIGFALVMFVVGTHVPIRDTTLRSSIPGAAGRAVLVGVAAAILGAALAAVFQTGHAAVYAVLMASSSAALALPVIQSLRLDGPAVKSVTAQIAIADATCIVLLPLVIDPSRAVTAAIGAAIIAGCAVILFVALRFVDRRGLRQRLHRYSERNRFALELRISLIVLFSLGALAITTHVSIMLAGFAIGLVVNAVGEPRRLARQLFGITEGFFGPLFFVWLGASLQVRDLGDHPAYILLGVSLGVGAVVAHCVSRLVSQPLALGALAAAQLGVPVAAATLGTQQHLLSAGEPSALILGALLTIAVTSVAGVVAARRNSAQPLTP
- a CDS encoding TetR/AcrR family transcriptional regulator, with the protein product MSKKIDDRRKSPVDVQPPVSAPRWSSGRIRKSDLTRQRILEALEGLLATRSLDELSVNEVAAAAGVRRTGFYFYFPSKAVAVATLLDEVFDETFEGASQFMARSMDRPTALRVAIGHLWALWQQHRPLMLAVLDARSTDREAATIWERWLERHVAPVAGVVAADRAAGLAPEGPEPATLLRLLVSMNERTLERMLRADLTRAEAESELDALTSIWARAIYGTLTC